A segment of the Thiohalomonas denitrificans genome:
GGGTCCATCTGAAACAGCGCATCGGGCCGGCGAGCAGCGTTTGCAACCGGGTAGACCCGCCGGGGCTCGCCATTCGCCGCACCGATAAGGCCACAGACCTCGCTCTCCGGAGAACTCTGCGCATGAGAAAGGATTTGATTAACGATGGTGCGGGGAATTCGAATGGGCGTCATGGTGTTTTTGGTTGCTGGTTGCTGGTTGCTGGTTGGATTATCGCGCCGGGGGCGGCCCTCCTACCAGAGGGACGGAGCCACGCCCCGGTAGGAGGCGCGCCCTCGCGGCGATATTCGTCACGGAGGCCATCGCGCCGGGGCGGCCCTCCTACCAGGGGGACGGAGCCACAGCCGCGGTAGGAGGCGCGCCCTCGCGGCGATATTCGTCACGGAGCCATCGCGCCGGGGCAGCCCTCCTACCAGAGGACGGAGCCACAGCCGCGGTAGGAGGCGCGCCCTCGCGGCGATATTCATCACGGAGGCCATCGCGCCGGGGCGGCCCTCCTACCAGTGGGGCGGAGCCACAGCCTCCGGTAGGAGGCGCGCCCTCGCGGCGAATTCCGTCCGGAGCCATCGCGCCGGGGCGGCCCTCCTACCAGGGGGACGGAGCCACAACCCCGGTAGGAGGCGCGCCCTCGCGGCGATATTCGTCACGGAGGCCATCGCGCCGGGGCGGCCCTCCTACCAGGGGGACGGAGCCACAGCCTCCGGTAGGAGGCGCGCCCTCGCGGCGATTTGCATCACGGAGCCATCACACGCCAAGGCGGCGCCTACCTGGATCCGCAGACCGGGCAGGCAGGATCTTTGCGCAACCGGAGCGTTCGCCACTCCATCGACAATGCATCGAGCAGCAGTAAACGCCCCCCCAGGGTCTCGCCGATCCCGAGCAGAACCTTGACCGCTTCGGTCGCCTGCACGGTGCCTATAATACCGACCACCGGGGAGAGTACGCCGGTGAGATTGCAGTTTTCGCCCTCGCCGCTCTCGTCCCGGTAGAGACAGCGATAACAGGGCGCATCATCCCGCTCGTTGTGGAATACCGTCACCTGACCTTCGCAGCGAACCGCCGCTCCCGAGACCAGCGGGGTTCGGTGGCGCACACAGGCCTCATTGAGAGCGAAGCGGGTCTCGAAATTGTCGGAGCAGTCCAGCACCACGTCAGCTTTTGCAACCTGGGTACGGAGTGCCTCCCCCTCCAACTGGCCGTCGATGGTCTCGACGGTCACATCGGGGTTGAGCGACAGGATCGCATCCCGCGCCGACTCGACCTTGGAGCGGCCCACATCGCTGTGCCGATGAATGACCTGGCGCTGAAGGTTACTGAGTTCCACCCGATCGAAATCAACCAGCGTCAGCTTACCGACCCCGGCCGAGGCGAGATAGATAGCCACCGGTGAACCCAACCCCCCCATACCGATAATCAGCACACGCGATTCAAGCAGGCGTTGTTGACCATGGGCCTCCACCTGAGGAAGGGTGATGTGCCGGCTATAACGTTCGAGTTGGTCTTCGTTCATCTTCAACTAAAGGCATGAGATACGGAATACGGGATATGAGGGAATGAACACGCTGCGCGAGTGGTTGATCATAATGAGGTTGTGCGCGCAGCGCACGCATTCCTCGTATCTCGTCCCTCATGCCTCGTATCTGCGCCCTTATTGGTATTTACGCCAGTACTCGGGGCGTCCGTCGCGGCAGCCGTGCTGGAGGCGTTGATAACGCTGAATAAATACATGGACACCGGTATTGCACTGCTCAAGCCCCATATTCTGGCGTTCCGTCTCTTCGGTGTAGTAGTAGAGCGCCCGCTTGATCTTGGCCATCAGATGGTTGGCGAGATGGAATCCGAGCTCGGTGAGCGCATCATCGATGATATTGAGCGTCACATAGCGGATATCGTACCCGACCAGAAGCTGTGTATCGCCCACCGGACGGGCGTACAGAACCCCCTCCACCCCATTGAGAAGCAGGCTGGCGGCATCAGCCTGATCATCAGGGCGAAGCGTGCAAAACAGAATCTCGCGGTGTTTAATCCGACTGTCTGGATCAGTATCCATGCTCACCATCTTAGCCCGAATATTTCATCGAATGCGAGCCTGCCCGGCGACACCCCACGATCACGTAGGGCGCATTCTCGATACGCCCCCCGACCTGCCCTTAAAGCGGCGCATTTACCGGATCCCCCATACCGTTGTGAGGCCCGGTAATCAATGCGCCGCGACTCCCATCGGTTGGCGAGATGGTGCATTTGGAGAAGTTGGCCGTTTCGGGCACGCATCCGGTCGCTTGTGGAGCGGTGCCTTGGAAGAATGTACCCTACGAGGGCTTTTCCATCTGTCCGCCGCTTATCCGCTCCTGTCCGCTGAGGTCCCGTTCTGTGAATACGTTCGCAAAGCCGGCGTTGTCCAGGAGCTGGCGAACGGCACTCCCCTGGTCGAAGCCGTGCTCCAGCAGCAGCCAGCCGCCCGCTTCCAGGTGCGGGGGTGCGCCGGTGACCAGACGGCGGATGGCGTCCAGTCCGTCGGAGCCGGAGGTCAGCGCCGTGCGCGGCTCAAAGCGGACATCCCCTTCCAAGAGGCAGGGATCGCCCTCGCGCACATAGGGAGGGTTGCTGACGATCAGCCGAAACCGGTCCTCTCCCAACGGCTCGAACCAGGAGCCGGTGAGCCACTGCACGTTAACAAGGCCGGCCCGTTCGGCATTACTGCGGGCCACGGCCAGCGCCGGCACGGATCGGTCAACAGCGACCACGCGGCACTTCGGCCGCTCGCTGGCAAGGGCCAGCGCAATGGCGCCACTGCCGGTGCCGAGGTCCGCCAGCCGCCACTCGGCATCAGCGGGAATGCGCGCCAGTGCCGCTTCCAGCAGTAGTTCGGTCTCCGGACGGGGAATCAGCGTATCGGGGGTAACCTGCAGATCGAGATCCCAGAACTCCCGATGTCCGGTCAGATGGGCTATCGGTTGACCGGCGGCGCGCCGGCGGATACATGCCTCGAAGCGATCCGCCTGCTCCTCGCTGAGGCGCTGTTCCGGCCAGGTATAGAGATGGGTTCGCCCCCGACCGAGCACATGACCAAGCAGCACCTCCGCATCCAGCCGCCCAGTGTCATGGTCAGCCAGGCGTTTGGCGGCTTCTTTCAGGGCTTCGGCAATCGTCGGCATTGGGCGCTCAGCGTTTAACCACGGGGAACACGGGGCGCACGGGGAAGAAAAAACCAAATGACCTGTTTTACCCCGTGGTCCCCGTGGCTATCAGTTCCTCATTTAGGGTCTGTGCAGCAGGGGGCTCCTGATGAACTTGCCCCCGCTGTCATTATGAGGAGCCCCCAGCGACGAAGTAATCTGGTACTTGGCACTTCGAGATTGCTTGGTCGCTGGGGCTCGGCTTTGGCATCCTGTGTCGCTCTACCACCTACATCCATGTAGCCGTCCTCGCAATGACGGCTAAATGTTCGTCATTGATTCGGGCCTCGGGCCGCGCAGCGGCCGGTGGCTCTTGAAGAACTTAACGATTATCCCTTGAATTTCGAACCACCACGGGGAACACGGGACTCACGGGGCGGAAAAAACCGAACAATTTGGTTTACCCCGTGGTCCCCGTGTCCCCCGTGGTTAAGCCTGATTCCCTACTCCTCGGCCAAGGCTGCCAACTGTTCGGTCTGGTGCTCGGAGATCAGCGGTTCGACCACCTGGTCAAGGTCGCCCTGCATGATGTCTTCGAGTTTGTAGAGCGTGAGATTGATGCGGTGATCGGTGACCCGTCCCTGCGGAAAGTTGTAGGTGCGGATGCGCTCGGAGCGGTCGCCGCTGCCTACGAGGCTCTTTCGGGTTGCGGCCTGTTCTGCCGCCTGCTTCTCCTGCTCGACGGAAAACAGCTTGGTCCGCAGCAGAGCCATCGCCTTGGCGCGATTCTTGTGTTGGGAGCGTTCGTCCTGGCACTCGACGACGATGCCGGAAGGCAGGTGCGTCAGGCGGATAGCCGAATCGGTCTTGTTGACGTGCTGACCGCCGGCGCCGGAGGCGCGAAAGGTATCCACCTTGAGGTCGGCAGGATTGACATCCACCGCCTCGACCTCGTCCACCTCGGGCATCACCACCACGGTGCAGGCAGAGGTGTGAATCCGCCCCTGGGATTCGGTCTCGGGCACACGCTGCACGCGGTGGGCGCCGGATTCGAACTTCAGCCGCGAGTAGACGCCCTGCCCCACCACGCGGGCGATAATTTCCTTGTAACCGCCATGCTCCCCTTCACTGGCAGAGATCACCTCCACCTGCCAGCGCTGGCGCTCGGCGTAACGGCTGTACATGCGAAACAGGTCGCCGGCGAACAGTGCCGCCTCGTCACCGCCGGTACCGGCACGGATCTCGATGTAGGTGTTCTTGGTGTCGTTGGGGTCGCGGGGCAGCAGCAGCTTCTGCAATTCAACCTGCAGCTCTTCACGCCGCTGCCGCGCCTCCCGGAGCTCCTCCTCACCCATGGCGCGCATTTCCGGATCACTCCCGGAGACCAGCTCTTCGGCGGTTTCGATGTCGTCGAGCGTGCTGCGATAGGCGTCAAAGGTCTCCACCACGGGCTTCAGGTGGGCATATTCCTGCGAAAGACCGCGAAAACGGCCCTGATCGCCAATGGTTCCGGGATCGGCAAGCAGGGCACTAAGCTCCTGCAGCCGCTCGGAGAGATTCTCGAGCTTGCTATGGATGGAGGCTTTCACAGATTGTCTTCGGGGATCTTGAGATTGAACAGCTCGCGGGCGGTATCCAGCAGTTCCAGGCGCCCCTCGTAACCGGCCTGTTTCATCTGAACACAAGGTTCGTGGGTCAACTTGTTGGTCAGTTGCCGGGCCAGTTCCGTGATCACCTCTTCCGTGTCGTGACCAGCGCGCAGTTGCCGCATCGCATGCTCCAACACCTCGTCACGCATGGCCTCGCTGCGACCGCGATAGGAACGAATGGTCGCCACCGCCTGGAGCGAACGCATCCACCCCATGAAGTGGGCTACCTGGGTTTCGATGATCTCCTCGGCCTGCTGGGCGGCTTCCTGGCGGGAGCGCAACCCCTCGTCGATGATCTCCTGCAGGTCATCCACCGTATAGAGATAGATGTCATCCAGCTCGCCCACTTCCGGCTCGATATCCCGCGGAACCGCGATATCGACCATCAGTACCGGCCGGTGCTTGCGCGCCTTCACCGCCGACTCCACCATGCCCTTGCCGAGGATCGGAAGCTGGCTTCCGGTGGAGGAGATGACGATATCGGCCTCCGCCAGATGGGCGGGGATTTCATTGAGTGCGATGGCATAGCCGCCGAATTCCGCAGCCAGCGCGTGCGCCTTCTCTACGGTTCGATTGGCGACCACGATCTGCCGAATGCCATTTTCGTAGAGATGCCGGGCCACCAGCTCGATGGTCTCGCCGGCGCCAATCAGCAGGGCGGTGTGCTCGCTGAGATCCGAATAGATCTGCCGGGAAAGACTGACCGCCGCGAACGCCACCGAGACGGGACTGGCGCCGATGGCCGTATCAGTGCGTACCTGCTTGGCGACCAGAAACGTGTGCTGAAACAGCCGGTTCAATTTTCGACCGATAGTGCCGGCGTCGTGGGCCGTGCTGTAGGCACTCTTCATCTGCCCCAGGATCTGCGGCTCGCCCAGCACCAGGGAATCCAGGCCGCTGGCCACCCGCAGCATGTGGCGTACCGCCATGCGATCCGGATGGGTGTAGATGTACGGATCCACCTCTTTGGCATCGAGGCCGTGAAACTTCCTGAACCAGGAGAGAACGGCTTCGGGATCGGAGTCATCCAGACCGCAGTAGAGCTCCGTCCGATTGCAGGTCGACAGGATGGCCGCCTCGCTCACTCCGTTGTGAGCCGACAACTCCTGCAGTGCCTCCGGCAATTTTTCCGGACAGAAGGCCACCCGTTCCCGGATCTTCACGGGTGCCGTTTTGTGATTGATGCCAAAAGCCAGCAGCGTCATGGAACCCCAAACCCGGAAAGTGACTCGCGTATCGGCCAATTTTGCGCTAGTGCGCGTTTCCTAATCAAGGCCAGTTCTATACTTAGGACCCGGAAACCGATAATTGGCCCCCATATTGCGCCGGATTCTGGTCTGGATTCAAGGCGCAGAGGGTGCATGGCCGGACCAGGGACCCTCGGCGCAAGACAGAATCCGGCGTGGCGACAGGAAAAGCGGGTTGATACTGCAATTCCATGCCCCTGGCCGCCGATCGGCACCCGGAATTCGGATTACAAAAGAAATTTCGGGCCAAAGGCGGGAGTCTCGAATCGTTTTCACATGTCTATAGTGGACAGCGGAAAGCCCGGGAAGATTCCCGGTGGCGAGATCCGGGGCAATCATCTGCGTTATAGTTGACCGGTCGCGGCTAACGCAGTTCGGCGGAGATTGGAAGTAATGAGGAAGTATCTGATAGTAGCGATAGGCGGCCTGTTGGCCGGCTGCAGCACCCTTTCGCAAAACGCTCCCGAAACCGGGGAGGGGCAGCAGCCCTCGACTGCCGTGCAGCAGGAGTCGGCCCCGGAATCGAGTCCGGAACCACTTCCCGAGCCCGGTGCAACGAGCCGGATCGAGCCCCGGATGCTGTATCAGCTTCTGGTGGCCGAGTTTGCCGGACAGCGCGGCGATCTGGGCCTCTCGGCCCGCAGTTATCTCAATACCGCCCGCAGCTCCCGCGACCCGCAGGTCGCGCGTCGGGCGGTTCACGTGGCGGTTTACGGTCGTGACTACGAACGCGCCCGGGATGCCGCCGAACTCTGGGTGGAACTGGAACCGGACAGTGTCGAGGCGCGCCAGTCCCTCGCCGCCCTGCAGATAAAGGCCGGGCAACTCGATGCGGCGGTGGAACATCTCGGGGTCGTTCTCGACTCGTTTGGTGATGACCTCACCCAGGGGTTCTCCCTGGTTACCAGCCTGCTGAGCCGGGAGCAGAACGGCAAGCATGCCCTGCAGGTCATGCAACAGCTGATGCAGAAGTATCCCGGGAACATGGAGGCGCTCTACGCCTACGCCGAACTCGCAGGCAAGATCGGGGACAACGGCGAGGCCCTGAAGGCACTGGACCAGATACTGGACGCCAATCCGGAACGGGTCGAGGCGCTGATTCTGAAGGCCAACCTGCTGCATCGCACCCGGCAGCCTGCAGAGGCAGTGGCTGCGATGCAGAGGGCCGTCGAGCTGCAGCCGGAGAACAGCAATCTGCGCCTGAGCTATGCCCGGCTCCTGGTGGATGCCCAGCGACTGGAGGCGGCACGCCGCCAATTCCGGAGCCTGGAGTCGGAACTGCCCGACGACCCGGACATCGCCCATGCCCTGGGATTGCTCGCCATCCAGGCCGAAGACCTGGACGAGGCCGAGCGCTATTTCCGCAAACTCCTGGAGAGCGATCAGCATAAAAGCCAGGCGGCCCTTGCCCTCGGACAGATCGCCGAATCGCAAGACGACCCGCAACAGGCCATCCAGTGGTACAACTCCGTATCCGGTGAAGCCTTCATGGATGCACGGCTGCGCGTCGCCCTCTTGATTGCGAACGAGGACGGCCTCGATGCGGCACGCGAGTATCTCCACGGACTCGAACTCGGCGCACCGGAACAGCGACTGCGGCGGGTGATGGCAGAGGGGATGTTGCTCAGCGATGCCCAACGCCACGAGGAGGCCATGGCGGTCTATAGCCGCGGCCTGGAGAGCTTCGAGGGGAATTCGGACCTGCTCTATGCCCGGGCCATGGCGTCGGAGCGGGTGGACCGCATCGACCTGCTGGAACAGGACCTCAAGACCATTCTGGAATCGGAACCTGACAACACCCAGGCCCTCAACGCCCTCGGCTACACCCTGGCCGACCGCACGGATCGCTACGAAGAGGCGAAAAGCTATATCGAGCGGGCCTACGAACAGGCGCCGGCAGACCCGGCGATCGTCGATTCCATGGGCTGGGTGCTTTACCGGCTCGGAGAACACGAGGAGGCGCTGAACTACCTGCGCCGTGCCCTGAGCCTGCAACACGACGGCGAGATTGCCGCCCATCTGGGTGAAGTCCTCTGGGTTACCGGGCAGCGGGACCAGGCGCGCGAGATCTGGGACGAGGCACTGGAGTACGCTCCGGAACATGAACTGCTGCAAAACGTCATCGAGCGATTCACCAGCCGATGATCCGTATTTCAGGCATCCTCGCAGTCGCCTTGTTGACGGGCTGTGCCGCCCTCGCCCCGGAACCGCCGGTCGCCGACCCGGAACAGGCCTGGGCCATCCACCGCGACCGTCTGGAGACAATCGACAACTGGGGCCTTAACGGCCGGCTGGCGATACAGTCCGACGGCGAAGCGTGGCACGCCACCCTCAATTGGCGCCAGGAGGACAGCCGCTACGCCATGCGCATCACCGCGCCACTGGGACAGGGCAGTCTTCGTCTGGAAGGCAGCCCGCGCTTTGTGCAACTGCAGACCAGCAAGGGCGAACGAGCCGTTTCCGACGATCCGGAGCAGCTGCTCTATCAGCAGCTGGGCTGGCCTGTTCCGGTGGCCTCCCTGCGCTACTGGGTGCTTGGGCTGCCGGCGCCCGGCGCGGCGCAACGCGAACTGGATTCGCAGGGCCGGCTGGCTCGGCTGCAACAGGACGGATGGTCCATCCGCTTCATGGATTACCGCCAGCAGGACGGCGCAGAGGTGCCCACCCGCGTCTTTGCCAGCCGCGGCGATGCGGAGGTGCGGCTGGTAATCGGTAACTGGACCCTTCCCTCACCCGCCGGAGCCGGCTGAGGGACGCGGGATGAGGGCATCAACCTGGCCGGCACCGGCCAAGATCAACCTTTTTCTGCATATCACCGGCCGCCGCGAGGATGGCTATCACCTGCTGCAGACCGTTTTCCAGTTTCTGGATTACGGTGACGAGCTGACCTTCTCCCTGCGCGAAGACGGGCGCATCGAGCGACCCTCTTCGCTGGCGGGCGTTGCCGCCGAAGAGGACCTGGTGGTCCGCGCCGCACGGCTACTGAAAAAATCGTCAGGGTGCCCTCTGGGCGCCGACATTCGGGTGGACAAACGCCTGCCGATGGGTGGTGGGCTCGGCGGCGGCAGCTCCAATGCAGCAACCACCCTGGTTGCGCTAAATCATCTGTGGGGGCTCGGCCTCTCCGAGGAGCACCTCGCCGCGCTCGGTCTCGAGCTGGGTGCCGATGTCCCGGTCTTTGTCCGCGGCCGGGCCGCCTGGGCCGAAGGGGTCGGTGAACAGCTCACTCCGGTGGAGCTCCCCGAGCCCTGGTTCGTGGTCATCGTGCCGCCGGCATCGGTCTCCACCGCCGAGCTTTTCGGTGCCCCGGAATTGACACGCGACTGTGCGCCAATCACAATAGCCGACTTCCTGTCGGGCGCAGGTTCGAATGTATTCGAGCCGGTGGTCCGGTCCCGCTATTCGGCGGTAGCCGAGGCGCTGGACTGGTTGACGAATCACGGTCCGGCCCGTCTGACTGGCAGCGGGGGCTGCATTTTCGCACCCTTTTCTGACCAGCAGCAGGCGCGCGAGGTCCTGGCGGTACTGCCAGAGGGCTGGCGGGGATTCGTCGCTCAGGGCAGGAACCGATCGCCATTGCTGGCGCACCTGGCGCTGCAAGGCTGATCGCAAAAACAGTTGGGGCGTCGCCAAGCGGTAAGGCACTGGCTTTTGATGCCAGCATACGCAGGTTCGAATCCTGCCGCCCCAGCCATATTCGGTTGTGTCGCCTTCGGGTGATGCACAAGCTCGTAAGCAGCGGCAGCCGTCCGACCTGATCTGTCGCACCAACCGCGTTTGGGATGAGGTATCCATGCCTTTCCGGCATCCGTTCAGAGGATCCACCGTTTCCGACATGATGGTGTTTGCAGGAAACGCGAACCCGAAATTGGCGCAGGACATCGCCGCCTACCTCAGCATTCCACTGGGTAAATCCATTGTCGGGAAATTCAGCGATGGCGAGGTCATGGTGGAGATCCTGGAGAACGTGCGTGGCAAGCACGTCTTCATCGTCCAGCCTACCTGTGTCCCCACCAACGACAACCTCATGGAACTGCTGGTGATGGTGGATGCGGTGCGCCGCGCCGCCGCCGGTCGCATCACCGCGGTCATGCCCTACTTCGGCTATGCCCGTCAGGACCGGCGCCCGCGTTCGGCGCGGGTACCCATCACCGCCAAGGTGATCGCCAACATGATCACCACCGTGGGCGTCGACAAGCTGCTGACGGTCGACCTGCATGCCGATCAGATTCAAGGCTTTTTCGACATCCCGGTCGACAATGTCTATGCCTCGCCCATCCTGCTCGGTGAGATCTGGCGCAACCGGGACCCGAACATGATGGTGGTCTCTCCCGATGTGGGTGGTGTGGTGCGTGCCAGGGCCCTGGCCAAACGGCTGGATGATGCGGACCTGGCGATTATCGACAAGCGCCGGCCCAAGGCCAATGTCTCACAGGTAATGCACATCATCGGTGATGTCGAGGGGCGCCACTGCGTGCTCGTCGACGATCTGGTGGATACCGCGGGCACCCTGTGCCAGGCGGCCGACGCGCTCAAGGAGCACGGCGCCTCCAAGGTCTCGGCCTACATCACCCATCCGGTACTCTCCGGCTCGGCTTCCGACAAGTTGGACCAGTCGGCACTGGACGAACTAGTGGTCACGGACACGATTCCGCTGTCACCCGAGGCACGGGCCTGCAAGACCGTTCGCCAGGTTTCCATCGCCGAACTGCTGGCGGAGACCATGCGCCGCATCAACAACGACGAGTCGGTCAGTTCCCTCTATATGGACTGACCTGAATAGCTATCCGGAAATCGTGTCCAACACGCTCCTTTGGTACCATACCGAGATATACCTGTAGGAGCGGCGGAAGCCGCGATTCGGCGCATCGCGACTTCCGTCGCTCCTACATGCGTGGACACCAATGGAGTGTCCCAAGAAATTCGGGCCGCCGGCATTGCGCCGGCGGCCTTTTAACTGCCGACCCTGGTCGCGGGGGAGGCGGAGCAAGCGCATCCATGGGGGATGGGCTGCTCACGGGTTTTCTTCCCTGGAGGGGAACCCTCAAAACCACTGGAGTGAAAGACCATGAGTGAAGTTAATTTCAACCTGACCGCTGAAGTCCGCAGCGACAAGGGGAAGGGTGCGAGCCGCCGCCTTCGTCGCACGGGCAAAATGCCGGCCATCCTGTACGGCACCGGACAGGAGCCGACGTCGATCGTCGTTGACCACGACAAGCTGATGCACAATCTGGAGCACGAAGCCTTCTACTCCCACGTCCTCACCATTACGGTGGATGGCAAGGAGGAGAGCGCAGTACTCAAGGACCTGCAGCGTCATCCGGCCAAGAACCAGCTGATTCACGCCGATTTCCAGCGTGTGTCTGCCAACGAGAAGCTCCGCATGCACGTCCCGCTGCACTTCATCGGCGAAGACATCGCTCCGGGCGTGAAAATCGGCAGTGGTCTGGTGACCCACACCCTGACCGATGTCGAGGTTCTGTGTCTGCCGAAGGACCTGCCGGAATACATCGAAGCCGACCTCTCCAGGCTGGAACTGGGTCAGTCGCTGCACCTGTCGGAACTCATCGTGCCGGAAGGCGTTGAGCTGGTCGAACTGATGCACGGCGCCGGCCACGACCTACCCGTTGCGCAGATCCAGGCCACCCGCGCCTCCGTCAAGGGCGGTGCCGGCGAAGAGGCCGAGGACGAGGGCGAAGAAGCCGCCGAGTAAAGCACGGCAAACGCCTGAAGGAGTCTGGCATTGACCTCGCCGATTCAGCTCATCGTAGGCCTGGGCAACCCGGGGACCAGGTACGAGCCGAGCCGACACAATGCCGGCTTCTGGTTTATCGACGAACTGGCGCGCCGCCACGGCGGCGCGCTTCGTTCCGAGAACAAGTTTCACGGTGAAGTGGGCCGTCTGCAGATCGCGGGAAACGACGTCTGGCTATTGAAGCCCATGACCTACATGAACCGCAGCGGCCAAGCCGTGGCCGCCCTTGCCCACTTCTACAAAATCCCTGTCGAAGCGGTCCTGGTCGCCCACGACGAGCTCGATCTCCCTCCCGGCGGCGTCAAACTCAAGCAGGGCGGAGGCCACGCCGGTCACAACGGCCTGCGCGACATCTGCGCCCAGCTTGGCCGCGACTTCCTGCGAATGCGCATCGGCATCGGCCACCCCGGCCACGCCAGCGAAGTCACCGGCTACGTCCTCGGCAAACCATCACCCGAAGAGCGTGGTCTAATGGAGCGCGCCATCGACGAATGCGTGGAAGCCACCCCCGAGATCGCCGCCGGCGAACTGCAAAAGGCGATGCACCGACTGCACACGTCGAAAGACTAACCACGGGGAACACGGAGAGTACGGGGTAAAAACAAGGATAGTAATACATGCTCAAGGATTGTGAAGAATCGATTATCGAACAAACATTGACCGCAGCGACCTGCGTGCATAGCACCATCGGCCCTGGGTTACTTGAGTCGATTTACGAGAAG
Coding sequences within it:
- a CDS encoding HesA/MoeB/ThiF family protein, which codes for MNEDQLERYSRHITLPQVEAHGQQRLLESRVLIIGMGGLGSPVAIYLASAGVGKLTLVDFDRVELSNLQRQVIHRHSDVGRSKVESARDAILSLNPDVTVETIDGQLEGEALRTQVAKADVVLDCSDNFETRFALNEACVRHRTPLVSGAAVRCEGQVTVFHNERDDAPCYRCLYRDESGEGENCNLTGVLSPVVGIIGTVQATEAVKVLLGIGETLGGRLLLLDALSMEWRTLRLRKDPACPVCGSR
- the prmC gene encoding peptide chain release factor N(5)-glutamine methyltransferase, which encodes MPTIAEALKEAAKRLADHDTGRLDAEVLLGHVLGRGRTHLYTWPEQRLSEEQADRFEACIRRRAAGQPIAHLTGHREFWDLDLQVTPDTLIPRPETELLLEAALARIPADAEWRLADLGTGSGAIALALASERPKCRVVAVDRSVPALAVARSNAERAGLVNVQWLTGSWFEPLGEDRFRLIVSNPPYVREGDPCLLEGDVRFEPRTALTSGSDGLDAIRRLVTGAPPHLEAGGWLLLEHGFDQGSAVRQLLDNAGFANVFTERDLSGQERISGGQMEKPS
- the prfA gene encoding peptide chain release factor 1, giving the protein MKASIHSKLENLSERLQELSALLADPGTIGDQGRFRGLSQEYAHLKPVVETFDAYRSTLDDIETAEELVSGSDPEMRAMGEEELREARQRREELQVELQKLLLPRDPNDTKNTYIEIRAGTGGDEAALFAGDLFRMYSRYAERQRWQVEVISASEGEHGGYKEIIARVVGQGVYSRLKFESGAHRVQRVPETESQGRIHTSACTVVVMPEVDEVEAVDVNPADLKVDTFRASGAGGQHVNKTDSAIRLTHLPSGIVVECQDERSQHKNRAKAMALLRTKLFSVEQEKQAAEQAATRKSLVGSGDRSERIRTYNFPQGRVTDHRINLTLYKLEDIMQGDLDQVVEPLISEHQTEQLAALAEE
- the hemA gene encoding glutamyl-tRNA reductase; protein product: MTLLAFGINHKTAPVKIRERVAFCPEKLPEALQELSAHNGVSEAAILSTCNRTELYCGLDDSDPEAVLSWFRKFHGLDAKEVDPYIYTHPDRMAVRHMLRVASGLDSLVLGEPQILGQMKSAYSTAHDAGTIGRKLNRLFQHTFLVAKQVRTDTAIGASPVSVAFAAVSLSRQIYSDLSEHTALLIGAGETIELVARHLYENGIRQIVVANRTVEKAHALAAEFGGYAIALNEIPAHLAEADIVISSTGSQLPILGKGMVESAVKARKHRPVLMVDIAVPRDIEPEVGELDDIYLYTVDDLQEIIDEGLRSRQEAAQQAEEIIETQVAHFMGWMRSLQAVATIRSYRGRSEAMRDEVLEHAMRQLRAGHDTEEVITELARQLTNKLTHEPCVQMKQAGYEGRLELLDTARELFNLKIPEDNL
- a CDS encoding tetratricopeptide repeat protein, which encodes MRKYLIVAIGGLLAGCSTLSQNAPETGEGQQPSTAVQQESAPESSPEPLPEPGATSRIEPRMLYQLLVAEFAGQRGDLGLSARSYLNTARSSRDPQVARRAVHVAVYGRDYERARDAAELWVELEPDSVEARQSLAALQIKAGQLDAAVEHLGVVLDSFGDDLTQGFSLVTSLLSREQNGKHALQVMQQLMQKYPGNMEALYAYAELAGKIGDNGEALKALDQILDANPERVEALILKANLLHRTRQPAEAVAAMQRAVELQPENSNLRLSYARLLVDAQRLEAARRQFRSLESELPDDPDIAHALGLLAIQAEDLDEAERYFRKLLESDQHKSQAALALGQIAESQDDPQQAIQWYNSVSGEAFMDARLRVALLIANEDGLDAAREYLHGLELGAPEQRLRRVMAEGMLLSDAQRHEEAMAVYSRGLESFEGNSDLLYARAMASERVDRIDLLEQDLKTILESEPDNTQALNALGYTLADRTDRYEEAKSYIERAYEQAPADPAIVDSMGWVLYRLGEHEEALNYLRRALSLQHDGEIAAHLGEVLWVTGQRDQAREIWDEALEYAPEHELLQNVIERFTSR
- the lolB gene encoding lipoprotein insertase outer membrane protein LolB, translated to MIRISGILAVALLTGCAALAPEPPVADPEQAWAIHRDRLETIDNWGLNGRLAIQSDGEAWHATLNWRQEDSRYAMRITAPLGQGSLRLEGSPRFVQLQTSKGERAVSDDPEQLLYQQLGWPVPVASLRYWVLGLPAPGAAQRELDSQGRLARLQQDGWSIRFMDYRQQDGAEVPTRVFASRGDAEVRLVIGNWTLPSPAGAG
- the ispE gene encoding 4-(cytidine 5'-diphospho)-2-C-methyl-D-erythritol kinase, which codes for MRASTWPAPAKINLFLHITGRREDGYHLLQTVFQFLDYGDELTFSLREDGRIERPSSLAGVAAEEDLVVRAARLLKKSSGCPLGADIRVDKRLPMGGGLGGGSSNAATTLVALNHLWGLGLSEEHLAALGLELGADVPVFVRGRAAWAEGVGEQLTPVELPEPWFVVIVPPASVSTAELFGAPELTRDCAPITIADFLSGAGSNVFEPVVRSRYSAVAEALDWLTNHGPARLTGSGGCIFAPFSDQQQAREVLAVLPEGWRGFVAQGRNRSPLLAHLALQG
- a CDS encoding ribose-phosphate diphosphokinase; amino-acid sequence: MMVFAGNANPKLAQDIAAYLSIPLGKSIVGKFSDGEVMVEILENVRGKHVFIVQPTCVPTNDNLMELLVMVDAVRRAAAGRITAVMPYFGYARQDRRPRSARVPITAKVIANMITTVGVDKLLTVDLHADQIQGFFDIPVDNVYASPILLGEIWRNRDPNMMVVSPDVGGVVRARALAKRLDDADLAIIDKRRPKANVSQVMHIIGDVEGRHCVLVDDLVDTAGTLCQAADALKEHGASKVSAYITHPVLSGSASDKLDQSALDELVVTDTIPLSPEARACKTVRQVSIAELLAETMRRINNDESVSSLYMD
- a CDS encoding 50S ribosomal protein L25/general stress protein Ctc, giving the protein MSEVNFNLTAEVRSDKGKGASRRLRRTGKMPAILYGTGQEPTSIVVDHDKLMHNLEHEAFYSHVLTITVDGKEESAVLKDLQRHPAKNQLIHADFQRVSANEKLRMHVPLHFIGEDIAPGVKIGSGLVTHTLTDVEVLCLPKDLPEYIEADLSRLELGQSLHLSELIVPEGVELVELMHGAGHDLPVAQIQATRASVKGGAGEEAEDEGEEAAE